In a genomic window of Aeromonas veronii:
- a CDS encoding phage tail sheath protein has protein sequence MALDQYHHGVRVIEINDGTRTIRTIATAIIGAVLVSTDADDEVFPLNKPVLFTNLTDAIGKAGTTGNLKRTLQIIDMIAKTPVVVVRVDEGVDTAATTSNIIGTIGLDGVPTGLEALKRAESVVGVRPRILGVPGHDSLAVTAALTAVAQSLRAFCYAHAVGDTISDVKLYREGFSDRELMLIYGDFTKWDTTADAQMPCDAVAVAMALRAKIDKEIGWHKTLSNVGVPGVEGLTKAVYWELQNPDTDAGLLNENDITCLIRREGMRFWGNRTCSDDKLFQFENYTRTAQILADTIAEAHMWAVDKPMTPTLVKDIIEGINAKLRELVNLGYLIGANCWYDDTLNDKDTLKAGKLRIRYNYTPVPPLEDLGLMQEITDEYLIDFAAKVAAA, from the coding sequence ATGGCACTCGACCAATACCACCACGGGGTGCGCGTCATCGAAATCAATGACGGTACCCGCACCATCCGCACCATCGCCACGGCCATCATCGGTGCCGTGCTGGTCAGTACAGACGCTGACGACGAGGTGTTCCCCCTCAACAAACCCGTGCTGTTTACCAACCTCACCGACGCCATCGGCAAGGCTGGCACCACCGGCAACTTAAAACGCACCCTGCAAATCATCGACATGATCGCGAAAACCCCGGTCGTAGTGGTGCGCGTGGACGAAGGCGTAGATACCGCCGCCACCACCTCCAACATTATCGGCACCATTGGCCTCGATGGAGTGCCAACCGGGCTGGAAGCACTCAAGCGCGCCGAATCCGTGGTCGGTGTGCGCCCGCGCATCCTCGGGGTGCCGGGCCATGACAGCCTGGCAGTTACCGCCGCGCTGACCGCCGTGGCGCAATCCCTGCGCGCCTTCTGCTATGCCCACGCCGTGGGCGACACCATCAGCGACGTCAAACTCTATCGCGAGGGATTTAGCGACCGCGAACTGATGCTGATTTACGGTGACTTCACCAAATGGGACACCACAGCCGATGCCCAGATGCCGTGCGATGCCGTCGCCGTGGCCATGGCCCTGCGCGCCAAAATCGACAAAGAGATCGGCTGGCATAAAACCCTCTCCAACGTCGGTGTGCCGGGCGTGGAAGGCCTCACCAAAGCCGTCTATTGGGAGCTGCAAAACCCCGACACCGACGCGGGCCTGCTCAACGAAAACGACATCACCTGCCTGATCCGCCGCGAAGGGATGCGCTTCTGGGGCAACCGCACCTGCTCCGATGACAAGCTGTTCCAGTTTGAAAACTACACCCGCACCGCCCAGATCCTCGCCGACACCATCGCCGAGGCGCACATGTGGGCCGTTGACAAACCCATGACCCCCACCCTGGTCAAAGACATCATCGAGGGCATCAACGCCAAGCTGCGCGAACTGGTCAACCTCGGCTACCTCATCGGCGCGAACTGCTGGTATGACGACACCCTGAACGACAAAGACACGCTCAAAGCCGGTAAGTTGCGCATCCGTTACAACTACACCCCGGTGCCGCCACTCGAAGACCTCGGTCTGATGCAAGAGATCACCGACGAGTACCTAATCGACTTCGCTGCCAAAGTCGCAGCCGCATAA
- a CDS encoding phage major tail tube protein, with product MALPRKLKKFNLFGNGENWIGIAEEFTPPKLSRKFEAYRGGGMPGAANIDMGLDDGALDVEFTMGGYGEEVIGLLGEPKVDGTLLRFSGSIQRDDTGETTAVEIVCRGRAKEIDRGTYKDGDNTQTKVSMTCTYYKETINGQVIHEIDTVNLIEIGPDGVDRMAEHRKNIGL from the coding sequence ATGGCACTCCCTCGCAAACTCAAGAAGTTCAACCTGTTCGGCAACGGCGAAAACTGGATCGGCATCGCCGAAGAGTTCACCCCGCCCAAGCTGAGCCGCAAGTTTGAAGCCTATCGCGGCGGCGGCATGCCGGGTGCCGCCAACATCGACATGGGCCTCGATGATGGCGCCCTCGATGTCGAGTTCACCATGGGCGGCTACGGCGAAGAGGTGATCGGCCTGCTCGGCGAGCCGAAAGTAGACGGCACCCTGCTCCGCTTCTCAGGCTCCATCCAGCGTGATGACACCGGCGAAACCACCGCCGTCGAAATCGTCTGCCGTGGCCGCGCCAAAGAGATCGACCGGGGCACCTACAAAGACGGTGACAACACCCAGACCAAGGTCAGCATGACCTGCACCTACTACAAAGAGACCATCAACGGCCAGGTCATCCACGAGATTGACACCGTCAACCTGATCGAGATCGGCCCTGATGGCGTCGACCGCATGGCCGAGCACCGCAAAAACATCGGCCTCTAA
- a CDS encoding phage tail assembly protein, with translation MEHKEITLDTPIKRGETTITSLTIRSPKKAASLRGLNTMDIVQMNVDTLIKLLPRITDLTEKEVGDMDPADLLKAGVVVVGFLMGSQQEAYLTA, from the coding sequence ATGGAACACAAAGAGATCACCTTAGACACCCCCATCAAGCGCGGCGAAACCACCATCACCAGCCTGACCATTCGCAGCCCCAAAAAGGCCGCCAGCCTGCGCGGCCTCAACACCATGGACATCGTCCAGATGAACGTCGATACCCTTATCAAACTGCTGCCCCGCATCACCGACCTGACCGAAAAGGAAGTGGGAGACATGGACCCGGCTGATCTGCTCAAGGCCGGGGTCGTGGTGGTCGGTTTTTTGATGGGCTCGCAGCAGGAGGCCTACCTCACTGCATAG
- a CDS encoding GpE family phage tail protein, translated as MADIAIIAHWPLSEMAAMELDELMGWHQRLVERHNQINGADEQ; from the coding sequence ATGGCAGATATCGCCATCATCGCCCACTGGCCGCTCTCTGAAATGGCGGCCATGGAGCTCGACGAGCTGATGGGCTGGCACCAACGCCTCGTTGAGCGACACAACCAGATCAACGGGGCCGACGAACAATGA
- a CDS encoding tail fiber assembly protein yields the protein MYKYDPESKGFYLTAIHGDNIPHTAVELRPGDYERLVNGQSGQQEIAIVDGYPVLQGRPEPSAQQMAELMLTQLDHAAAGEIERLRPAVDGGYAKEADVELLAQWQRYRYELPDVRSQPGWPENPAWPPRPGDPSTV from the coding sequence ATGTACAAATACGATCCTGAGTCCAAAGGGTTCTACCTGACGGCGATTCATGGCGACAATATTCCACACACCGCGGTCGAGCTCAGGCCGGGGGACTATGAACGGCTGGTCAACGGCCAGAGTGGCCAGCAAGAGATCGCCATAGTCGATGGATATCCTGTTTTGCAGGGCCGCCCGGAACCGTCAGCGCAACAGATGGCAGAGCTGATGCTGACCCAGCTCGATCACGCCGCCGCAGGCGAGATTGAACGCCTACGCCCTGCCGTGGATGGCGGATATGCCAAGGAGGCCGATGTCGAGCTGTTGGCGCAATGGCAGCGCTATCGCTACGAGCTGCCGGATGTTCGCAGCCAGCCTGGATGGCCTGAGAACCCAGCGTGGCCTCCGCGCCCGGGGGATCCCTCCACCGTATAA